A part of Carcharodon carcharias isolate sCarCar2 chromosome 6, sCarCar2.pri, whole genome shotgun sequence genomic DNA contains:
- the ankrd12 gene encoding ankyrin repeat domain-containing protein 12 isoform X2, with protein sequence MPKSGSARTAQTESSDCNSNMVEKQTGRKNKEKVSSYNRTPKIDRSELEKEVKEKTSMKRKLPFTVSPSRSEQRESDTDSDPGHSSETWGERLIPPYRTYSEKEGPEKKKMKKEPGNKKSVPVCKATLGGILIGYPLSERQQMALVMQMTARDNNSTPNHPSQATPGQKKTPSSSSRQKDKVNKRNERGETPLHMAAIRGETKQVKELISQGADVNVKDFAGWTPLHEACNLGFYEVAKQLILAGADVNTQGLDNDTPLHDAASNGHRDIVKLLLRNGGDAYQMNHRGERPVDVADSDEMEQLLKGELPLSDDEDDDSCTESEELPSVNPSSVDDNVDDSEPEKELKTDANQQLTPCKSIASSALDEYEFKDDDDEEDEEVEEMGKLVDQKRIRRKDGKKNTIKENSSYLTPPKLELQKPFKIKKQKAARVLVSSSSESSDEELHQEKKTCSASSLEVVPDSSKSDVRTKKENLVTIEQKEKGKGKKKMKKQSKNKENQEFKQEKEEKENAKLMLFSTCSDLDSLERTREEDSFRKSLCMKDDSSGHQFHLSTAKSPKHACGLSEKRAKPLKQENAKTGPSSGGSDMSFQSEVVRFDHLTDSDYTSESSSNKSFKYKAKTKHRKKGLHVEFVDKSGQRSKEEETGMFDNMEEVLKKTDKDGKVIKKHKLKHKDKEKNKIKKEHENERGKHRQKEGEKDVYPEFDREYWKENFFKNDDTNETFKDENSDLAPSEKSLKDKTPIKEEKTKEKYFKEEKSFKEDREKEKSKKNKKEKHSKEEKEIKLTNLEERKEIVLADKDDSIYSSVIVKKEHTELSEKEKGTDKDKSDTPDREKKENKEKSEKKSPTKERELEKLEKKYSDREKKIKHENRLEKEKPEFHEKSQEKTFSKLQDSGERTKEKDRSSNLYPTTEKIHRENDKLKNIFSVRKPDEKEKSKEKLEKKHEREKSERERHCSGMKDKVEKEKHATEKKAKLSEKDLQDVTPSKAVKVKEKDRDTEKEKKKEKSREREGDLVTNSKHLQDEKKRNTVEGSKASHDKLFSSKDKIKEDFLKTPETREKERKEKDRQKERVPVNATVKAKLKEVEADKLKSKDSSSAKDVRPKEKRLVNDDLMQTSFERMLSLKDLEIEQWHKKHKEKIKLKEKERQRHRSGIELTKIKEREKLKSSTANKELTRSKSSDPSEAHSKDKQLKDVNNVRSLSTDAKQNLPDTPRPFISCESNLTASPRQERDRAGLTSRSISMISVASSEDSCQTSAVATPRPLTDYDSDFTIEGSESQSSFSQSVFLSSAKSPAVYDRDSDVLAELPDRLKSPYSSKLSGSYLRSVSADNARYENECRLVGDIRRCSIPAIANEHDKPSHKQLEGNLPLSSEKQYSFSPAVQPQACTSPRPEPLPDSGTEEGTFNSTSCLQPSVSTPPAVIVPSSTNYLAQDANPNSIIQNTSQQMTVVQPQLNCLIGSIQPNKPLEMSYDRLDPPPHSNNDGYSSSACEKNSFSPLHVSQEWGCSEQLTSELVSKSPQIPCSEPSQVANLQEPPSYFSPTHSSNTSCMRSSLDNDITPRVLFWSKCGTQEDLPQTQTLQDTDQSLVSCKPHSECAGMADGKDTKYPSLDSNADLTSQKTVEDISNYCKSDELQGLEENFSPSCSALSDSNNVNESLVDHTRPIQSTLTESQEKTEEGTKNITSAIHEPTCIQESSTLDKVPVASVDEIQSEPTEELPEATPSTENTHTNSIIDEPQSLESKAQDQDSSLEMEVSQLSTTATQDAVVMHEAAPDERRQSTESTKEELEEQMEANRTEQDIPQRITRNRANILANQSKQSAVNCAQLPDKDTESSTPVKTKAKFTEEEEGQVHHPHKRKMPRVPHPAQVKSTLQQAKEKTQQSLAAIVDSLKLEEIQPYHSEKANPYYEYLHIRKKIEEKRKVLCSVTPQAPQFYDEFVTFTGSYLLDGNPLSKLCIPTITPPPSLSEALKELFRQHEVIRMKLRLQHSIEREKLIMSNEQEVLRVHYRAARTLANQTLPFSACTVLLDAEVYNMPQDPQGDENKTSVRDRFNARQFMSWLQDVDDKFDKLKTCLLMRQQHEAAAMNAVQRLEWQLKLQELDPSSHKSLSIFEIPEFYIPLVDVNDDFDLTPI encoded by the exons aaaaAGAAGGTCCtgagaaaaagaaaatgaaaaaggaGCCTGGAAATAAAAAATCCGTTCCTGTTTGCAAAGCCACGCTTGGTGGCATACTTATTGGGTATCCACTGTCGGAACGTCAGCAGATGGCTCTAGTGATGCAGATGACTGCAAGAGATAACA ATTCTACTCCGAACCACCCATCTCAAGCAACACCAGGGCAGAAAAAAACTCCAAGCTCCTCAtccagacaaaaagacaaagttaataaACGAAATGAGCGAGGAGAAACACCATTACACATGGCAGCCATTCGTGGTGAAACCAAGCAAGTCAAAGAGCTCATCAGTCAGGGTGCTGATGTTaatgtcaaagactttgctg GCTGGACTCCACTACATGAAGCCTGCAACTTGGGTTTCTATGAAGTTGCTAAACAGCTAATACTAGCAGGGGCAGATGTGAACACCCAGGGACTTGATAATGATACTCCTCTGCATGATGCTGCAAGCAATGGACACAGAGAT ATTGTGAAACTGCTTTTGCGCAATGGTGGGGATGCATATCAAATGAATCACCGTGGAGAGCGTCCCGTGGATGTAGCTGATTCAGATGAAATGGAGCAGCTTCTGAAAGGAGAGCTTCCTCTTTCTGATGATGAAGATGATGACAGTTGTACAG AATCTGAAGAGTTACCTTCTGTGAATCCATCTAGTGTGGACGACAATGTGGATGATTCCGAACCAGAAAAAGAATTAAAAACTGATGCCAATCAGCAATTGACGCCCTGCAAATCAATTGCGTCATCTGCACTGGATGAATATGAATTCAAGGATGATGATGACGAGGAAGATGAAGAAGTAGAAGAAATGGGCAAGCTTGTAGATCAGAAAAGGATTCGAAGAAAGGATGGTAAAAAGAATACCATAAAAGAAAACAGCAGCTATTTAACGCCACCAAAGCTAGAATTGCAGAAACCAttcaaaattaaaaagcagaaagcagcaagagttctTGTTTCATCTAGCTCTGAAAGCTCAGACGAAGAGCTACATCAAGAGAAAAAAACTTGTTCAGCAAGCTCTCTAGAGGTTGTTCCAGATAGCAGTAAATCTGATGTAAGGACTAAGAAAGAAAATctggttaccattgaacagaaagagaaaggaaaaggGAAGAAAAAGATGAAGAAACAAAGTAAAAACAAAGAGAATCAGGAGTTCAAACAGGAGAAAGAAGAGAAGGAAAATGCTAAATTGATGCTTTTCTCCACTTGCTCTGATTTGGACTCATTAGAACGTACAAGAGAGGAAGATTCGTTCAGGAAGTCTTTGTGTATGAAAGATGATTCTTCAGGTCATCAGTTCCACCTTTCAACTGCCAAGTCACCTAAACATGCATGTGGATTAAGTGAAAAACGAGCAAAACCACTTAAACAGGAAAATGCCAAAACAGGCCCATCTTCAGGAGGCTCAGACATGTCTTTTCAGTCTGAAGTTGTGCGATTTGATCATCTTACAGACTCTGACTACACCTCTGAGAGTTCCAGCAACAAGTCTTTTAAGTACAAAGCAAAGACTAAGCATCGCAAAAAGGGTCTACACGTGGAATTTGTTGATAAGTCTGGAcagagaagcaaagaggaagAGACGGGCATGTTTGATAACATGGAAGAAGTGCTTAAAAAGACAGACAAGGATGGCAAAGTTATAAAAAAGCATAAGCTAAAGCATAAAGataaagagaaaaacaaaattaaaaaagaGCATGAAAATGAAAGAGGAAAACATAGACAAAAAGAGGGTGAAAAAGATGTATACCCTGAGTTTGATAGAGAATACTGGAAAGAGAACTTTTTCAAAAATGATGACACTAATGAAACATTCAAAGATGAAAACTCTGATTTAGCCCCATCAGAAAAGTCATTGAAAGATAAAACTCCAATTAAAGAAGAGAAAACAAAGGAGAAGTATTTTAAAGAAGAAAAATCTTTCAAAGAGGACAGAGAAAAGGAAAAGTctaaaaagaataaaaaagaaaaacactctaaagaagaaaaagaaattaAACTTACCAATCTGGAAGAAAGAAAGGAAATTGTGCTTGCAGACAAAGATGACTCAATTTACTCAAGTGTCATTGTGAAAAAAGAGCACACTGAATTATCTGAGAAGGAGAAAGGTACAGATAAAGACAAATCTGATACTCcagatagagaaaagaaggaAAACAAAGAGAAAAGTGAAAAGAAGTCCCCAACTAAAGAAAGAGAGTTGGAAAAGTTAGAGAAAAAATATTCTGATAGAGAGAAGAAAATAAAAcatgaaaatagattggagaaagaGAAACCTGAGTTTCATGAAAAATCACAGGAAAAAACATTTAGTAAGTTACAAGACAgtggagagagaacaaaagaaaaAGATCGATCTAGCAACTTGTACCCGACTACAGAGAAGATCCACCGGGAAAATGATAAATTGAAGAATATATTCTCAGTTAGAAAACctgatgagaaagaaaagagtaAGGAAAAATTAGAGAAAAAGCATGAGAGAGAAAAAAGTGAAAGGGAGCGCCACTGTAGTGGGATGAAGGACAAAGTGGAAAAAGAAAAACATGCTACAGAGAAGAAGGCAAAATTATCTGAAAAAGATTTGCAAGATGTCACTCCTAGTAAAGCTGTCAAAGTGAAGGAAAAAGACAGAGATACAGAAAAGGAGAAGAAGAAAGAGAAGTCGAGGGAAAGAGAGGGTGACCTTGTGACAAACTCCAAGCACTTGCAAGACGAGAAGAAACGTAACACTGTTGAGGGTAGCAAAGCATCTCATGATAAATTATTTTCCTCAAAGGATAAAATCAAGGAGGACTTTCTTAAAACTCCTGAaacaagagagaaggaaaggaaggaaaaagaCAGACAAAAAGAGAGAGTGCCAGTAAATGCCACTGTTAAAGCAAAGCTTAAAGAAGTAGAAGCTGACAAACTGAAGTCTAAAGACTCTAGTTCTGCAAAGGACGTGCGGCCAAAAGAGAAGCGGCTAGTAAATGATGACTTAATGCAGACCAGTTTTGAAAGGATGCTCAGTCTAAAGGATCTAGAAATTGAACAATGGCACAAAAAGCACAAAGAGAAGATAAAGCTCAAAGAAAAGGAAAGACAGAGGCATCGATCTGGCATTGAGCTCACAAAAATAAAAGAACGAGAAAAACTGAAGAGTTCAACAGCAAACAAAGAACTTACTAGATCAAAAAGTTCAGATCCATCAGAAGCGCACTCTAAAGACAAGCAGCTGAAAGATGTTAACAATGTGAGATCATTGTCCACCGATGCAAAACAAAATTTGCCAGATACACCAAGACCTTTCATAAGTTGTGAAAGTAATTTAACTGCATCTCCCAGACAAGAACGTGATCGGGCAGGGCTAACGTCaagatctatatcaatgatttctgTTGCAAGTTCTGAAGATTCTTGTCAGACTTCAGCTGTAGCAACGCCACGGCCTTTAACAGACTATGATTCAGATTTCACTATTGAGGGTTCTGAGTCTCAGTCTTCCTTTTCTCAATCAGTATTTCTGTCCAGTGCCAAATCACCTGCTGTATATGACCGAGACTCTGATGTTTTAGCTGAATTGCCAGATCGACTTAAATCACCATACTCCAGTAAACTTTCAGGATCTTATCTGAGATCAGTCTCTGCTGACAATGCTAGATATGAGAATGAGTGCCGATTAGTTGGCGATATTCGGAGATGTAGTATACCAGCTATTGCAAATGAACATGATAAACCGTCCCACAAGCAACTTGAAGGTAACCTGCCGCTTTCAAGTGAAAAACAATATAGTTTTTCACCAGCAGTGCAACCTCAAGCCTGTACTTCTCCTCGACCAGAACCACTTCCAGACAGTGGCACTGAAGAGGGCACATTTAATAGTACTTCCTGTTTACAACCTTCTGTTTCCACACCGCCTGCTGTCATTGTGCCAAGCAGCACTAATTATTTAGCGCAGGATGCAAATCCCAACAGCATAATTCAAAATACTTCCCAGCAGATGACCGTGGTACAGCCACAACTAAACTGCTTGATTGGTAGCATTCAGCCAAATAAACCATTGGAAATGTCTTATGATAGGCTTGATCCTCCTCCACACAGTAATAATGATGGGTATTCCTCTTCAGCTTGTGAGAAAAACAGTTTTAGCCCATTACATGTTTCAcaagagtggggatgttcagAGCAGTTGACATCAGAATTGGTATCAAAGTCCCCACAGATACCTTGCAGTGAGCCTTCCCAAGTGGCAAATCTCCAAGAACCACCATCTTATTTTTCACCTACACATTCTTCCAATACATCATGTATGAGGTCATCGCTAGATAATGATATTACCCCTCGAGTTCTCTTTTGGTCAAAATGTGGAACTCAAGAAGATTTACCACAAACTCAAACTTTGCAAGATACAGATCAGTCTTTAGTTTCATGCAAACCACACTCGGAGTGTGCGGGAATGGCTGATGGAAAGGATACTAAATATCCTTCTCTTGATTCAAATGCTGACCTTACTAGTCAGAAGACTGTGGAAGATATTTCGAATTATTGCAAATCAGATGAATTGCAGGGCTTGGAAGAGAATTTCTCTCCATCATGCTCAGCATTATCAGATAGCAATAATGTGAATGAAAGCCTTGTGGACCACACAAGGCCTATACAGAGTACATTAACTGAATCTCAAGAAAAGACTGAAGAAGGTACAAAAAATATCACTTCAGCTATCCATGAGCCAACATGTATTCAAGAGAGCTCAACACTAGACAAAGTGCCAGTAGCCTCAGTTGATGAAATACAGTCTGAGCCAACAGAAGAACTACCTGAAGCAACACCTTCCACtgaaaatacacacacaaattcaaTAATTGATGAGCCTCAGTCCTTGGAAAGTAAAGCTCAAGACCAAGATTCCTCATTGGAGATGGAAGTTTCTCAACTTTCTACCACTGCTACTCAAGATGCTGTAGTGATGCATGAGGCAGCACCAGATGAACGAAGGCAATCCACTGAGTCAACAAAAGAGGAGCTGGAAGAGCAAATGGAAGCTAACCGAACAGAACAAGATATTCCTCAGAGGATTACTCGTAACAGAGCAAACATACTAGCCAATCAAAGCAAACAATCTGCTGTCAACTGTGCGCAGCTGCCTGACAAAGATACAGAATCCTCCACACCTGTGAAAACCAAGGCTAAGTTTACAGAGGAGGAAGAAGGTCAGGTGCATCATCCACATAAACGAAAGATGCCACGAGTTCCACATCCTGCGCAAGTGAAATCTACATTGCAACAAGCTAAGGAAAAGACTCAGCAGTCACTGGCAGCCATTGTAGATTCTTTAAAACTAGAAGAAATTCAACCTTACCATTCAGAAAAGGCAAACCCTTACTATGAATATCTCCACATTCGAAAAAAGATAGAAGAAAAGCGTAAAGTGCTATGTAGTGTCACTCCTCAAGCACCGCAGTTTTATGATGAATTTGTTACATTCACTGGATCATACCTGCTGGATGGAAACCCTTTGAGCAAACTTTGCATACCGACT ATAACTCCTCCTCCATCATTGTCAGAAGCACTGAAAGAACTCTTCAGGCAACATGAAGTTATACGAATGAAGCTTCGATTACAGCATAGTATTGAACGG GAGAAACTCATTATGTCAAATGAGCAGGAGGTTCTGAGAGTCCATTACCGTGCAGCAAGGACACTAGCAAATCAGACTTTGCCTTTTAGTGCCTGTACTGTGCTTCTGGACGCAGAAGTTTACAATATGCCTCAGGACCCTCAG GGTGATGAAAACAAAACATCAGTGAGAGATCGATTCAATGCACGTCAATTTATGTCATGGTTGCAGGATGTGGATGATAAGTTTGATAAATTAAAG